CCGATTGCCGGGATCGTTCTTGGCGGCAAAGAGCTTTTGAACGGCGCCGGCCGAGTAGGCGCGCTGCTCGAGAATCTGGGAGATGGAATGGAGCTTGGCGCGGACCGAAGCAAGCCGCTCTCGCAAACCTTCGACTTCGGCAGTAGTCGTTTCCTTGCGCCCTTTTGCTCCGGCGAGTTCGGTTTGAGCCTGTCCGATCTCCACCGCAAGCCGGGAGCAACGCTCCTGAAGTTCAGCGCCTGCGCGGGTTGCCTGTCCCAGTTGGCGCTTGCTTGCGTCGCGCTCCTCTTGAAGGTCAACACCGAGAGCCACAAGCCTTGCCATCTCTTCCCGCGACGTCGAGCCACGCTCGTCAAGCTGTGTCCTTTGAGTCGAGAGGCTGGCTTGCTCCTCGATGGTCGCTAACAGGTTGCGATTCCGGCCCTCTAGCTCCGTCTCGCCGGCTTGCTGGCTGGACAGATGGTCCTGATGGCGCCGGTTAAGGTTTTCAAACTGGTTTGTTTTCTCGTTGTACTCGGCGCCGATCGTTTCCGCGGCCAGCCGCTTTTCTTCCTGCTTGCGGCGGGCGGCGGCCAGGCGCTCGGTGAGCCCGATCGCCTCGAGCTCCGCCGCCCGGACCTCATTTTCGATGCGGTCAATCTGCTCAACGCTGAACTGGATGCGGTTCTGCGCCCGATCGAGTTCCAGCGCTTGCTGGTTGACGGCGTTTTGGTTGCTGCGCAGCTCGGATTCGAGCTCGAAGTTCCGCTGGTTGAGGCCTGCCTGCTCAACCTCAAGCGTGGCGAGTGAGGATTCCTGGGTGAAAAGGGCGGCCTGTCTTTCCTGAAGTGCCTGTGCCACCAGCGCAAGCTGGGCGGCGAGGTCACGGGCTTTGTTGGCCATAAGGATGCGAAATTGCTCGCGCATCTGCTCGCGCAATTCGCGGTAGCGCCGCGCCTTGGTGGCCTGGCGTTTGAGCGAGTTCAGTTGCTTTTCGACTTCGACCAGGATGTCGTTGACGCGAGCGAGGTTCAGCTTGGCCGATTCGAGTTTGGCCTCCGCCAGCCGGCGCCTGTTTTTGTATTTGGTGACGCCCGCTGCCTCCTCGATGATGGCGCGGCGGTCGTGCGGCTTGGAACTCAAAATCTGGCCGATGCGGCCCTGTTCGATGATGGCGTACGTATCCGGTCCCAGCCCGGTGCCCATAAAAATTTCCTGAATATCTCGGAGGCGGCAAATTTTGCCGTTGAGCAGGTATTCGCTTTCGCCCGAGCGGAAAAGCCGCCGGGAAACAACAATCTCCCCGCTCCGGCCCCCCGTCTGGAGTCTTGCGGGAGGGGCCGGCTCGACTGAGCGCGCGGCGCCGTTCTCCATGATTCCGCCATCGCCGTTCGGAAAGGCTTCGACGGGAATTTCTTCGGCTCCCTCCACCGGCCGGGCGGCCACTTCGCTCGCATCGAGGGGCGCTTCTTTTTCGAATTCCGGATCAACGAGTGTCAGGCTGACTTCGGCGAGGCCCAGGGGAGGCCGCTTGGCGGTGCCGTTGAAGATGACGTCGGCCATGCGCTCGCCACGCAGCGATTTGGCCGATTGCTCGCCCAGGACCCAGTTGATGGCGTCGGCGATGTTGGACTTTCCGCAGCCGTTGGGGCCGACGATGGCGGTGATGCCGTCGCGCTCAAAAGAAATTTCGGTGCGGTCGCAGAAGGATTTGAATCCGATCAGTTCTACCTTACGGAGTGTGAGCAAGGTGCGCTTCTCCCCTCATTCCTCCGGCACGCCGGAGGCAAGAGAAGCTGGAGGGGAATGTTCGCAACAATCGGTCCCGCGAAGCGGGACTGGCGTCTGCAGTGCGAGCTACGGTCGGGAACATAGCACAGCGGATAGTCGGGTGTAAAGCGTTGTGTGCAAATCCTGAACCCCTCGCGGGAGGCTCGCGACAGTAGGAGGCTGCCGATCCCCTCGGGGGTGTTGGTTGACACTCATGGGAGCGGCCACTAGTGCCGTTCCAACTATTCTAGGGTAGGTTTCTAAGGAACCCAGCACGTATAGATGATTTGTCGCGACGTCTCGGTATCTTGCGCAAACAGTTGGAACGGCACTAGAATCGCGGGTTCGACGAAAGGGCGCAAGGATCGCAGTGATCCGCTTCTACAATACGCTTGCGGGGAAAGTCGAGCCATTCGAGACGCTCGAGCCCAAGCGGGTGAGGATGTACAGTTGTGGGCCGACGGTCCATGACTTTGCCCACATCGGAAACTTCCGCACGTTTGTTTTTGAGGACATCCTGCGGCGCTTTCTCGAGCACCAGGGCTACGAATTGCTTCAGGTGCGCAACCTGACCGATGTGGATGACAAGACCATCCGCAAGTCGCTCGAGGCGGGGATCAGCCTGCGGGAGTACACCGACAAGTTCACGCAAGCTTTTCTCGAGGACGCCCGGCTCCTCAATCTGGAACCGCCGGAGCGGCTGGTTCGGGCCACCGAGCACATTGATGACATGGTGAAGCTCATTGAGCGTTTGCGCCGCCAATCGTTCACGTATGAGAGCGAAGGTTCCACCTATTTCCGCATCTCAAAATTTCCCGGCTACGGCAAGCTTTCGAAGATTGACCTGAGCGGCATCAAGACGGGCGCGCGGGTGGAAGCGGACAGCTATGAAAAAGAGGATCCGCGCGATTTTGCTCTCTGGAAAGCGCCCAAGGAGAACGAGCCTTTCTGGGAAACGGGGCTGGGGAGGGGACGGCCTGGCTGGCACATTGAATGCTCAGCCATGTCCATGCGATACCTGGGTGAGAGTTTTGACATCCACACCGGCGGCGTGGACTTGGCCTTCCCGCATCACGAGAACGAAATTGCCCAGAGTGAAGCAGCGACGGGAAGGCCGTTCGTGCGCCACTGGTTGCACGGCGAGCACCTCCTGGTGGAAGGAGAAAAGATGTCCAAGTCGCTCGGCAATTTCTATACCTTGCGGGATCTCTTTGCCCGCGGCTATCGCCCGTCGGCCATTCGATACCTGCTTGCCTCGGTCCCCTACCGCAAACAATTGAACTTCACCTTCGACGGCTTGCAACAAGCGGCAGGGGCAGTGGATCGGCTCAGAAACTTTCGCTTTCGTCTCACCACCAGCACATTTTCCAGCGGTAGCCAACCCAGGGTTCGCGAGGCCTGCCAGGCAGCCGGGCAGGAAGTTTTCAAGGCTTTGGCAGACGACCTCAACACCGCTCAGGCGCTGGCCGCCATCTTTGACCTGGTGCGCGACGTCAACACCATAGCCGATCAGGGTGAATTTCGGTCGGAGGACGTGGCCCCTGTTTTGGCGGTCCTTGCCGAGTGGGACAAGATTTTTGCGGTTATGACGGAGGACGACATCCAGAAACTCAAATCTGCCGGCTACGCTCCCACCGAAGCCGGGGAAGAGATTTCCGCGGCCGAAGTCGAGCGTCTCATCCAGGAACGTGTCCAGGCGCGCTCGCGCAGGGACTTTGCCGCCGCCGATCGTATTCGCCAGGATCTCCTCCGCCGTGGTATCCTAATTGAGGACATGAAAGAC
This window of the Candidatus Acidiferrales bacterium genome carries:
- the cysS gene encoding cysteine--tRNA ligase, which produces MIRFYNTLAGKVEPFETLEPKRVRMYSCGPTVHDFAHIGNFRTFVFEDILRRFLEHQGYELLQVRNLTDVDDKTIRKSLEAGISLREYTDKFTQAFLEDARLLNLEPPERLVRATEHIDDMVKLIERLRRQSFTYESEGSTYFRISKFPGYGKLSKIDLSGIKTGARVEADSYEKEDPRDFALWKAPKENEPFWETGLGRGRPGWHIECSAMSMRYLGESFDIHTGGVDLAFPHHENEIAQSEAATGRPFVRHWLHGEHLLVEGEKMSKSLGNFYTLRDLFARGYRPSAIRYLLASVPYRKQLNFTFDGLQQAAGAVDRLRNFRFRLTTSTFSSGSQPRVREACQAAGQEVFKALADDLNTAQALAAIFDLVRDVNTIADQGEFRSEDVAPVLAVLAEWDKIFAVMTEDDIQKLKSAGYAPTEAGEEISAAEVERLIQERVQARSRRDFAAADRIRQDLLRRGILIEDMKDGFRWRRK